The nucleotide sequence ACCCCACCCACCCCAGCTGCCACAAGCTGTTTGCGTTTGCGCTCCGCTTTGCGACTCGCGGCAATATACTCACCCTGCAACGGCGTCACCCGTGGCTCCTTATTCGCTCCCAGGGCTAACCACTGCTCCGCCGCCGCCAGATTATGCCCGCGCAACAGACTACTGCGATTGCGCTCCGACTGCTCCCATTCCTTCGCCTGTTGCAATAACCGGGTATGAAACTTGACATGCTCGAAATCCGTATCGATCGTCTGCACCAACGACGCAAACGCCGGACCAAAATCATCCTCACCCCGAAACCACAGCCAATTATGTTGGTTGAGCGCTGCATGGGCCGAATTCCCGGCTTGATCCAACATCGCCGCACAATCCCGATGCATCACCGGGACTAAACGCTTATTATTCTCCATCGCATAGTTGATTTCCCACTGGCACACTTCCGACATCACCGCATCCGGCGACATCACAAAGACAAAATTATTCGCCCCATCAATGCCCGTCCGAATCGCCGCCCGCCAATCCTCCGTCAGCTCGATATTCGCCCAATCCACCCAGGT is from Romeriopsis navalis LEGE 11480 and encodes:
- a CDS encoding toll/interleukin-1 receptor domain-containing protein, which encodes MAELVNQNDVFISYSRVDKAFVERLHQALGEADRDTWVDWANIELTEDWRAAIRTGIDGANNFVFVMSPDAVMSEVCQWEINYAMENNKRLVPVMHRDCAAMLDQAGNSAHAALNQHNWLWFRGEDDFGPAFASLVQTIDTDFEHVKFHTRLLQQAKEWEQSERNRSSLLRGHNLAAAEQWLALGANKEPRVTPLQGEYIAASRKAERKRKQLVAAGVGGV